A genomic stretch from Candidatus Methanomassiliicoccus intestinalis Issoire-Mx1 includes:
- a CDS encoding potassium channel family protein, which produces MNKWFADRNPNFATMIALIGALSVLNSVLAIIYDGTHIGDIAKIINYVLAILFLINFIYRFLTSTSPRQYILHEFGWLDILCIIPFYQISWLFRGVRSSMIFWHMGWHKLKSNIRNEGAEAILFLGVFIIILIIEFGSMAAYSFESADPSANIQKPTDALWWAIVTISTVGYGDFYPVTLGGRLTASLMMIAGIGIFATLTGYLANRYLVSNQAKAVVGKGGQVSILTRLEGESKEEFDKAYKDLSERLERIEQKFDSEDRK; this is translated from the coding sequence ATGAATAAGTGGTTTGCGGACAGAAACCCAAACTTTGCAACAATGATTGCGCTCATAGGAGCGCTTTCAGTGTTGAACAGTGTGTTAGCCATCATCTATGATGGCACACACATTGGCGATATTGCAAAAATCATCAATTACGTACTTGCTATACTATTCTTAATCAATTTCATATACAGATTTTTAACTTCAACATCTCCCAGACAATACATTCTGCATGAGTTTGGATGGCTGGACATATTATGCATCATTCCATTTTACCAAATATCCTGGCTGTTCAGAGGTGTCCGTTCTTCAATGATCTTCTGGCATATGGGATGGCATAAATTAAAATCCAATATAAGAAATGAAGGTGCAGAAGCAATATTATTTTTAGGAGTATTTATTATAATACTAATAATTGAATTTGGATCAATGGCAGCATATAGTTTTGAATCAGCAGATCCAAGTGCCAATATACAGAAACCTACTGACGCATTATGGTGGGCCATTGTTACAATATCTACAGTGGGATACGGTGACTTTTATCCAGTTACTCTCGGTGGAAGGCTTACAGCTTCATTGATGATGATTGCAGGAATAGGAATATTTGCTACATTGACCGGTTATCTGGCCAACAGATATCTCGTATCAAATCAAGCTAAAGCAGTAGTTGGAAAGGGAGGACAGGTATCAATATTGACCCGGCTGGAAGGAGAATCGAAAGAGGAATTTGATAAAGCATACAAAGATTTGTCAGAACGCCTTGAACGAATAGAACAAAAGTTTGATTCAGAAGATCGCAAATGA
- a CDS encoding damage-control phosphatase ARMT1 family protein, whose protein sequence is MNMDPECVPCLLGRVFYQANLCNPESSYNSMKKALEILSSEFTAGKNSAGIATKVHKAAYDEMGVADPYLDLKIQAYNVASSIINEAEEFIDSSDNRLEAAVRAAIAGNVMDFGVQGLTDPEHLSKNFDSLVSQPLAVNDLEKAEKFIGEGRKVLYLLDNCGEDVLDILLVKELQKIGTYVTGVVKGEPILTDVTMSDADRSGISRVFDKTISTQMFAVGVSVEKMKKELTEEINSADLVISKGMGNFEALSDSSINPILYLFRAKCNPVAKAAGVIKNDNVAKLVL, encoded by the coding sequence ATGAATATGGATCCTGAATGTGTTCCATGCCTTCTGGGACGCGTGTTTTATCAAGCTAACCTCTGCAACCCCGAAAGCTCATACAATTCCATGAAAAAAGCATTGGAAATTTTGTCCTCTGAGTTCACTGCCGGAAAGAACTCCGCTGGCATCGCTACAAAAGTGCACAAAGCGGCATATGACGAGATGGGCGTGGCTGATCCATATCTAGACTTGAAAATACAGGCTTACAATGTAGCGTCATCCATTATCAATGAAGCAGAAGAGTTCATAGATTCTTCAGATAACAGATTAGAAGCTGCAGTAAGAGCAGCTATTGCCGGAAACGTGATGGATTTCGGGGTCCAGGGGCTTACAGATCCGGAACATCTATCTAAAAATTTTGACAGTCTGGTATCGCAGCCCCTAGCAGTCAATGATCTGGAGAAAGCAGAAAAATTCATTGGAGAGGGGAGAAAAGTTCTGTATCTTTTAGACAACTGCGGCGAAGATGTTCTGGACATCTTGCTTGTAAAAGAGCTGCAGAAAATCGGCACATATGTAACCGGGGTAGTGAAAGGAGAACCCATCTTGACAGACGTAACTATGAGTGATGCGGATCGTTCGGGAATAAGCAGAGTTTTTGATAAAACGATAAGCACACAGATGTTTGCAGTAGGAGTCTCCGTGGAAAAAATGAAAAAAGAATTGACGGAGGAAATAAATTCTGCAGACCTCGTGATCTCTAAAGGAATGGGAAACTTCGAAGCATTATCTGATTCTTCAATAAATCCCATCTTGTACTTATTCAGAGCCAAATGCAATCCGGTTGCTAAAGCTGCAGGAGTTATCAAGAACGACAATGTTGCGAAGCTGGTTCTTTAA
- a CDS encoding CDC48 family AAA ATPase, with protein MPESITLRVESAQHQSEVGLGRARIDSFSRSKLGVDMGDFIEITGKRKTAAKVFRASPDDEGKGTISIDGMVRSNAGISIGDKVTVSKANVQPAAKIIVAPKIPAGKRVKFGQGVEELFKKGLLSRPLVKGDSIVIPNIALMGGFLPFIILSTQPGGVVIVDNNTDIVIKTESVDVEDSNGMSITYDDIGGLEGELKRVREIIELPLKHPELFDRLGIDPPKGVLLYGPPGTGKTLIAKAVANESGANFYTINGPEIMSKFYGESEEKLREKFEEAEKNAPSIVFIDEIDSIAPKREAVSGETEHRIVAQMLTLMDGLGERGQVIVIGATNRETALDPALRRPGRFDREIEIGIPTLKGRREILQIHTRGMPLSDDVDIGHLSAITHGFVGADIASLAREAAMKCLGRYLPEFDLDRPVPSSILADMRVTSDDFKEALRDVEPSAMREVSVEIPEVSWDDIGGLEKVKETLKELIELPLQNPDCYKNVGITPARGVLLYGPPGTGKTLIAKAVANECKVNFLSIKGPEIMSKWMGDSEKAVRQIFKKAKQIAPSIIFLDEIDAIAPKRGHLNDSGTTERVVNQLLTSMDGFEDMEKVMVVGATNRPDIIDPALLRPGRFDSLTLVPLPDIKDREAIIRVNTKNMQLDNVDFKLLAAKTEWFSGADITALCRESGLNAIRNGRSVVVQSDFEKALKNVYPSCDKSIIKWYEDFSKKIERISPEWKDAGAYR; from the coding sequence ATGCCTGAAAGCATTACGTTACGTGTTGAGAGTGCACAGCATCAGTCCGAAGTAGGTTTGGGCAGAGCAAGAATAGACAGTTTTTCCAGGAGTAAACTCGGTGTAGATATGGGTGATTTTATAGAAATCACCGGGAAGAGAAAAACTGCAGCCAAGGTATTCCGTGCATCTCCTGATGATGAAGGAAAAGGAACGATCTCAATAGACGGCATGGTAAGATCCAATGCTGGCATATCTATCGGTGATAAAGTTACAGTCTCCAAAGCAAACGTGCAGCCGGCAGCAAAAATTATCGTAGCCCCGAAAATACCTGCTGGAAAAAGAGTTAAGTTTGGTCAGGGGGTCGAAGAACTTTTTAAAAAAGGTCTTCTCAGCAGGCCTCTGGTAAAGGGAGATTCCATAGTCATTCCCAACATTGCACTCATGGGGGGATTTCTTCCATTTATTATATTAAGTACACAGCCAGGCGGAGTGGTAATTGTAGACAACAATACTGATATTGTCATCAAAACAGAATCTGTTGATGTCGAGGACAGCAACGGGATGTCCATAACCTATGATGACATCGGCGGACTGGAAGGAGAGCTGAAACGTGTCAGGGAGATTATTGAACTTCCACTGAAACATCCTGAACTCTTTGACAGGCTTGGAATTGATCCGCCTAAGGGAGTATTGCTGTACGGCCCTCCCGGAACCGGCAAAACATTGATCGCAAAGGCTGTAGCCAATGAATCAGGAGCTAACTTTTACACGATAAACGGCCCGGAGATCATGTCTAAATTCTACGGAGAAAGTGAAGAAAAACTCCGTGAAAAATTTGAAGAGGCTGAAAAGAACGCTCCGTCAATCGTTTTCATCGATGAAATTGATTCGATCGCACCTAAACGAGAAGCTGTATCTGGAGAGACTGAACATAGAATCGTAGCACAGATGCTGACATTAATGGACGGCCTTGGAGAAAGGGGTCAGGTAATAGTCATCGGGGCCACCAACCGGGAGACTGCTCTCGATCCAGCACTCAGACGTCCAGGCAGATTTGACAGAGAGATTGAAATCGGCATACCCACATTGAAAGGCAGAAGAGAGATCCTGCAGATTCATACAAGAGGTATGCCCCTGTCTGATGATGTGGATATAGGCCACCTGTCTGCTATAACTCATGGGTTTGTAGGTGCGGATATAGCCTCACTTGCGAGAGAAGCGGCAATGAAATGCTTAGGCCGGTATCTTCCAGAATTTGACTTAGACCGCCCCGTTCCATCATCAATCCTCGCGGATATGAGAGTTACAAGTGATGATTTTAAAGAAGCTCTCAGGGATGTTGAGCCGTCAGCAATGAGAGAAGTTTCAGTCGAAATACCTGAAGTAAGTTGGGATGATATCGGCGGACTGGAAAAAGTCAAGGAGACGCTTAAGGAACTGATCGAACTCCCGCTTCAGAACCCAGACTGTTACAAGAATGTTGGAATTACTCCGGCAAGAGGAGTTTTACTTTACGGCCCTCCCGGAACCGGCAAAACATTGATCGCAAAGGCTGTAGCTAATGAATGCAAAGTTAACTTCCTTTCAATCAAAGGCCCTGAAATTATGTCTAAATGGATGGGTGACTCTGAGAAGGCGGTTCGTCAGATTTTCAAAAAAGCAAAGCAGATCGCTCCATCGATCATATTCTTAGATGAGATCGATGCCATAGCTCCGAAGAGGGGCCACCTCAATGACTCCGGAACAACTGAAAGAGTTGTTAACCAGCTGCTGACATCAATGGATGGCTTTGAAGACATGGAAAAGGTTATGGTGGTTGGTGCTACAAACAGACCAGACATTATCGATCCAGCTCTTTTACGCCCCGGGCGGTTTGATTCTTTAACACTGGTACCTCTTCCGGATATCAAAGACCGGGAAGCTATAATCCGCGTAAATACCAAAAATATGCAGTTGGATAATGTAGACTTTAAGCTCCTCGCTGCAAAAACAGAATGGTTTTCAGGTGCCGATATCACCGCATTATGCCGTGAAAGCGGACTCAATGCAATAAGAAACGGAAGATCTGTCGTAGTTCAGTCTGATTTTGAAAAAGCCTTGAAAAATGTTTATCCATCCTGTGATAAAAGCATAATAAAATGGTACGAGGACTTCTCAAAAAAGATAGAAAGAATATCTCCTGAATGGAAAGATGCCGGAGCATATAGGTAA
- a CDS encoding SulP family inorganic anion transporter, translated as MKLFTSVLPNGKTEIRGDLIAGITLATVAIPQAIGYANIAGMPLATGLYTLLIPSLIFAVFASSRHLSIGADSSTALILAGGLTAVAARGSADYISLALMVTLVVGILLIVSGILKLGFIADFLSDTVMIAFLTGVGIVIMVEQIPGMLGISNLGNGVINIASAVFTHLDLVSFISIIIAAASLLIIFLSRKISRKIPDMLIVVIGSILISIIFNLKSTIDTIGNVSQGLPSLTFPTADSFSMLPQMSLTIASLFLVAVAKSASLSRVYSSKSHDSFDENRDLISLGIANIGAGLTGAFISSGTSGRTEVTYYAGGKGQFTQIVMSIIVIVVLVFLTAPLSNMPLAALSAIVFVIGLEMVDVKGLRSIIKKSKGEAIVAVASIFAVVFLGVEIGIVFAMVASLLFHVKSGYKPKNRLLVFKDGQLATLPVSSRKQALPGLIIYRFNSSMYYANAPTLREDLETLSNDVKWLCLDMSAVPSIDISAGDALIESINNLKEKNVKVVFSDVDPDVSKDLLRLGITYEVGPESFFKFPRDVVDAYEKSEYT; from the coding sequence ATGAAATTATTTACCTCAGTATTGCCGAATGGGAAAACAGAGATAAGAGGGGACTTGATAGCAGGTATAACCCTTGCTACCGTAGCCATACCTCAAGCAATAGGCTATGCCAATATCGCAGGTATGCCTTTGGCTACAGGGTTATACACTCTGTTGATTCCCTCTCTGATTTTTGCAGTATTCGCATCATCAAGACATTTGTCAATCGGAGCAGATTCATCTACAGCACTAATCTTGGCAGGCGGTCTGACTGCTGTGGCTGCCAGAGGTTCAGCTGATTATATTTCACTGGCACTGATGGTGACCTTGGTCGTTGGTATACTTTTGATTGTCTCTGGAATACTTAAGTTAGGTTTTATCGCAGATTTCCTTTCAGACACTGTCATGATTGCTTTCCTGACCGGTGTCGGAATAGTAATCATGGTGGAACAGATTCCTGGAATGCTGGGCATTTCCAATCTTGGAAATGGAGTGATCAATATTGCATCTGCAGTTTTCACACATTTAGATTTAGTTTCTTTCATATCTATAATCATTGCAGCTGCATCTCTGCTTATTATATTTCTATCAAGAAAAATTTCACGAAAAATTCCTGATATGCTTATCGTTGTGATCGGGTCGATATTGATAAGTATTATATTTAATTTAAAATCAACAATTGATACAATTGGAAACGTTTCTCAGGGTCTCCCTTCTCTGACATTTCCCACGGCAGATTCCTTTTCAATGCTTCCCCAGATGTCTCTCACAATCGCTTCATTGTTTTTAGTGGCTGTAGCTAAAAGTGCTTCACTGTCACGAGTTTATTCTTCAAAATCACATGATTCATTTGATGAAAACAGAGATTTAATTTCACTTGGCATAGCAAATATCGGAGCAGGACTGACAGGTGCTTTCATATCCAGCGGGACTTCCGGCAGAACAGAAGTAACATATTATGCCGGTGGAAAAGGCCAGTTCACACAGATTGTTATGTCAATCATTGTGATAGTAGTTCTTGTCTTTCTGACAGCTCCGCTTTCAAACATGCCTCTGGCTGCACTCTCCGCCATCGTCTTTGTAATCGGACTGGAGATGGTAGATGTCAAGGGATTGAGATCCATAATCAAAAAAAGTAAAGGAGAAGCGATTGTCGCTGTAGCCAGCATATTTGCTGTTGTGTTTTTAGGTGTAGAAATAGGAATAGTTTTTGCTATGGTGGCTTCACTGCTGTTTCATGTAAAATCAGGATACAAACCAAAGAACAGACTTTTAGTCTTCAAAGACGGACAGCTTGCAACACTTCCTGTATCTTCAAGAAAACAGGCTCTTCCCGGTTTAATAATCTACAGATTTAATTCTTCAATGTATTATGCAAACGCACCTACGCTGCGTGAAGATCTGGAAACTCTATCCAATGATGTGAAATGGCTGTGTCTGGATATGTCTGCTGTACCAAGCATAGACATTTCTGCAGGAGATGCTCTGATAGAGTCAATAAATAATCTCAAAGAAAAAAATGTTAAAGTTGTGTTTTCGGATGTTGATCCAGACGTCTCCAAAGATTTGTTAAGGCTGGGGATCACTTATGAAGTGGGTCCCGAATCCTTTTTCAAATTTCCCAGAGACGTCGTAGATGCTTATGAGAAGTCCGAATACACTTAA
- a CDS encoding TCP-1/cpn60 chaperonin family protein: MASEETRQTKQFSGDLNALAGNVMAAVGMADVIRTTMGPRGLDKLLVDQMGNRVITNDGYTVLVSLKTAHPVSRLLVEIAERQEMNVGDGTTSTVIMAAEMLKEGYRMTSECGIHPSRILSELDEGVDIVAEYLNSVQIQIESLKDPKVKDILKTATASKLDGRQLSNHIMLAADHLGPQSRTDLRHGILLLRRLGDDVFVDGIAIEAMPQETSVVSYISNPNVCFIKGSLEFPLPGTQIEDNERHDAERKALIDALVKNEINVVLTSAPNIDNAFKMELLTRNIALIRLSMEELVLFSRSLETPAVYGSQIISGNILPCFKADSIELDEDKNLTILRAPKSGVAATLIIGGATTETSKERMRTCIDGICGLHYALKGGVVPGGGIAELNAARYLEKKMLDGKSQNIGCGILVKGLESISRQILDNAGYNGYEMMVRLRSQPDGIGVDVATGEFINMVDSGIIDSRITKMHAIQIAVHIVKTVLKIDRNLLKDDPKEGVN; the protein is encoded by the coding sequence ATGGCTTCGGAGGAAACTAGACAAACAAAGCAATTTTCAGGCGATCTGAATGCTTTAGCTGGTAATGTCATGGCTGCTGTCGGAATGGCTGATGTTATTAGAACAACCATGGGACCAAGAGGTCTGGATAAGCTGCTTGTAGATCAGATGGGAAACAGGGTAATCACCAATGACGGATATACTGTATTAGTATCTTTGAAAACGGCACATCCTGTTTCAAGACTGCTCGTTGAAATCGCTGAAAGACAGGAGATGAACGTTGGTGACGGAACAACATCCACTGTGATCATGGCGGCAGAGATGCTTAAAGAAGGCTACAGGATGACGTCAGAATGCGGAATACACCCTTCACGAATACTGTCAGAGCTGGATGAAGGTGTAGACATCGTAGCTGAATATCTAAACAGTGTACAAATACAGATAGAATCGCTTAAAGATCCTAAAGTTAAAGATATACTAAAAACAGCTACCGCGTCTAAACTGGACGGCAGGCAGCTCTCGAATCACATCATGCTGGCTGCAGATCATCTAGGGCCTCAAAGCAGAACAGACTTAAGACATGGAATTCTTCTTCTGAGAAGACTGGGTGACGACGTGTTTGTAGATGGTATAGCTATTGAAGCTATGCCGCAGGAAACATCAGTAGTTAGTTACATATCAAATCCAAATGTATGTTTTATAAAAGGATCATTGGAGTTTCCTCTGCCAGGTACGCAGATTGAAGATAATGAACGTCATGATGCTGAAAGAAAAGCGCTCATCGATGCATTAGTTAAGAATGAGATAAATGTTGTTTTAACAAGCGCACCGAATATTGATAATGCATTTAAGATGGAGCTTCTGACCAGAAATATTGCATTGATACGTTTATCTATGGAAGAGCTTGTTTTATTCTCACGATCTCTCGAAACACCTGCAGTTTATGGGTCGCAGATAATATCTGGCAACATCCTGCCGTGCTTTAAAGCAGACAGCATTGAACTTGATGAAGACAAGAATCTGACAATTTTGAGAGCCCCTAAAAGCGGTGTAGCCGCTACATTGATCATCGGAGGAGCGACTACCGAGACATCTAAAGAAAGAATGCGTACGTGTATAGATGGGATATGCGGGCTTCACTATGCTTTGAAAGGAGGAGTCGTCCCCGGCGGAGGAATTGCTGAACTGAATGCTGCTAGATATCTTGAAAAAAAGATGCTTGACGGAAAATCTCAGAATATAGGCTGTGGTATTCTTGTAAAAGGGCTTGAATCAATATCTAGGCAGATACTTGATAATGCAGGATATAACGGCTATGAGATGATGGTAAGGCTCCGTTCTCAGCCTGATGGCATAGGTGTAGATGTTGCTACAGGCGAATTCATAAACATGGTGGACAGCGGAATCATCGATTCAAGAATTACCAAAATGCATGCTATTCAGATTGCAGTGCATATCGTAAAAACAGTCTTGAAAATAGATAGAAATCTTCTGAAGGATGATCCTAAAGAAGGGGTTAATTAA
- a CDS encoding oligosaccharide flippase family protein, whose product MRDGFLKKLDSDSISGPALILIIATIAGGGCNFLFQIMMQNTIPNQISELNTLLSILYIISVPAGAVQSVVVKFVSKYKAENNDDAISYIMRRTFILVAGLGAAIGIVTSFILCTDTIRGALKLTSTTAIVLIGAAIFFSLLQPVGSGALQGFQKFTKYGTQSMLNYALKLIVGFGAVLAGYGVAGAIGGVITGIAFASILSLFLVKDHLLNKGTPVKTNEIWRSTVPSMVGMLCYTILTNVDIIFGAILFDKDPANYYTSASTLAKVALFLPTAVVGAMYPKIARAYEEGRDSSPILKRSLAMMLVLSLSVCAVYVIAPEFILNVLVRGVYPLEETAPLMRTLAIAMLFIGLGNIFMYYGLAVNAHSHIMIMGLSVAVLIGAIAFLSIAGIAITPYMLSIIMIIVGALNASLCVIALKLSNRKMRPMSLR is encoded by the coding sequence ATGAGGGATGGCTTTTTAAAAAAGTTGGATTCAGACAGTATCAGCGGTCCAGCGCTCATCTTGATAATTGCAACCATCGCAGGAGGCGGATGCAATTTTCTGTTTCAGATCATGATGCAGAATACGATCCCTAATCAAATCTCAGAATTAAACACTTTATTGTCTATATTGTACATAATATCAGTTCCAGCCGGTGCAGTTCAGAGCGTAGTTGTGAAGTTTGTATCAAAATATAAGGCAGAGAACAATGACGATGCTATTTCCTACATAATGCGCAGAACGTTCATTTTAGTGGCAGGTCTGGGTGCTGCAATTGGAATTGTAACTTCATTCATACTCTGCACAGATACAATCCGCGGCGCTTTGAAATTGACGTCCACCACTGCAATAGTTCTTATTGGCGCAGCAATATTCTTTTCACTCTTGCAGCCAGTAGGATCAGGTGCGCTGCAGGGCTTTCAGAAATTCACGAAATATGGTACACAGAGCATGCTGAACTATGCTCTGAAACTGATTGTAGGATTTGGAGCAGTTCTCGCAGGATATGGTGTTGCCGGTGCTATAGGTGGAGTCATTACCGGAATCGCATTTGCATCAATTCTCTCTTTATTTTTGGTCAAGGATCACTTGTTGAACAAAGGCACTCCTGTAAAAACTAACGAGATCTGGAGGAGCACCGTACCATCTATGGTTGGAATGCTGTGTTACACAATTCTTACGAATGTAGACATTATTTTTGGTGCAATTTTGTTTGACAAGGATCCGGCTAATTATTATACTTCGGCTTCAACATTAGCAAAAGTAGCACTTTTCCTCCCGACAGCAGTCGTAGGAGCAATGTACCCAAAGATCGCCAGAGCATATGAAGAAGGCAGAGATTCCAGTCCGATTCTAAAGCGATCCCTGGCTATGATGCTTGTGTTGTCTCTGTCTGTATGTGCAGTATATGTCATAGCTCCGGAGTTTATCTTGAATGTGCTAGTCCGCGGTGTATATCCGCTTGAAGAAACTGCACCATTGATGAGGACTCTTGCTATAGCGATGCTGTTTATTGGCCTTGGCAACATTTTCATGTATTATGGTCTGGCTGTTAATGCGCACTCTCACATCATGATTATGGGACTCTCTGTTGCAGTGTTAATCGGAGCAATCGCATTTTTAAGCATAGCAGGAATTGCAATTACGCCATATATGCTGTCAATTATCATGATTATTGTAGGTGCGTTAAATGCATCATTATGCGTCATTGCACTGAAATTATCAAACAGAAAAATGCGTCCGATGTCGCTACGTTAA
- a CDS encoding PRC-barrel domain-containing protein — translation MKKFISELKGKTVMTNDGQILGMIENFLVDTVSGDIKNVLVVPSEDIDAKIHKTDAKGRLILPFSEMRSARDVVVMSTM, via the coding sequence ATGAAAAAATTCATTAGCGAACTAAAAGGAAAAACAGTTATGACTAACGATGGTCAGATACTGGGCATGATTGAAAACTTCCTGGTGGACACTGTAAGCGGAGACATCAAGAATGTATTGGTAGTGCCGTCTGAAGATATCGATGCAAAGATTCACAAAACTGATGCCAAGGGGCGCTTGATCCTTCCATTCAGCGAGATGAGATCTGCGCGCGATGTTGTTGTAATGTCTACAATGTAA
- a CDS encoding urea transporter has protein sequence MYITPTFETGNPLVEFIFILFNGISEVPLVSSVVSGALILVGVLIASRRAAAMMVAGSLIGAGMGLLLGVPYHLITAGLLGYNSVLSAMALWSGPFTKTNGATLALSLFNAAMTVIIYLALDNVLGNMFQVGGGGYGIPSFTLGFCVATWMTLLAARYFGVDIFARSPAPEGAISAEGRYHDVVASGVTKLLPGSGNPDNSEDFHWTVWEFIKAGFTGVAQITFINNWKTGVFWVVGLTLSFSLVSGGIFNNAYTANWDPLSPLFLAGAMAFIGSLVGAIFAKLVKFPDSEIRSGLHGFNQALLMIALTAFLPLNLTTFVYALFATIVCTIIIVPAVKNFFGRWGLPGLTGPFNFAAFFFIWAAPYILSIPFGLGWGRP, from the coding sequence ATGTATATCACTCCAACGTTTGAAACGGGAAATCCATTGGTAGAGTTTATATTCATACTCTTCAATGGAATATCAGAGGTTCCTCTGGTATCTTCCGTTGTAAGCGGAGCATTGATACTAGTTGGAGTACTGATTGCATCTCGTCGGGCAGCCGCAATGATGGTGGCTGGTAGCTTAATAGGAGCAGGAATGGGTCTACTCCTAGGCGTACCATATCATCTTATAACAGCCGGTTTGCTTGGATACAACTCAGTTCTTTCAGCTATGGCATTATGGTCAGGTCCTTTTACAAAAACTAATGGCGCAACATTAGCACTTTCTCTTTTTAATGCAGCAATGACTGTAATAATCTATCTTGCACTTGACAACGTTTTAGGAAATATGTTCCAGGTAGGCGGCGGAGGATATGGAATACCCTCATTCACACTCGGATTCTGTGTGGCAACCTGGATGACCTTGCTTGCAGCAAGGTACTTTGGAGTTGACATATTTGCAAGATCTCCCGCCCCAGAAGGTGCTATCAGTGCAGAAGGACGCTACCATGATGTAGTCGCTTCGGGTGTAACAAAGTTACTGCCTGGAAGCGGCAACCCTGACAATTCAGAGGACTTTCATTGGACAGTATGGGAATTTATTAAAGCAGGATTTACCGGTGTTGCACAGATTACATTTATTAATAATTGGAAAACAGGTGTATTCTGGGTAGTCGGTCTGACTCTCTCATTTTCATTAGTGAGCGGAGGAATCTTTAATAATGCATACACAGCCAATTGGGATCCGCTGTCTCCATTGTTCCTTGCAGGTGCCATGGCATTTATAGGATCACTGGTCGGGGCAATTTTTGCAAAACTGGTAAAATTCCCAGACTCAGAAATACGTTCTGGTCTTCATGGTTTTAACCAAGCACTGCTGATGATCGCTTTAACAGCATTCCTGCCGCTGAATCTTACAACATTCGTTTATGCACTTTTCGCGACAATTGTCTGTACAATCATCATCGTGCCTGCTGTGAAAAACTTCTTTGGACGCTGGGGTTTGCCAGGTTTGACGGGACCATTTAACTTTGCAGCGTTCTTTTTCATCTGGGCAGCACCATACATTCTCAGCATTCCATTTGGGCTCGGATGGGGTAGGCCATGA